The genomic stretch agctaactaACTCTGTGTGTATGAaattagtagtcccatgagaATAGACTATTCTCAGAAATAGagtgttatcaaacaaataactagctatacctagtatTAGTTAGTCCAATCTAAAGGTTTAATCCacgaaccaaacggggcctaaagGGGTAAATGGTAATGGCTGAACGACATTTTCATTCACAAAACTAATTCAAGCCCAGAGTTAGAGATTAGCACAGCCTTCCCAACTTGTCGTATTAACCAAAGCCCACTTTGTGGCCCGTCAGGCCCTTACAGCAAAGGATCCTTTcgaaaaaatgccaaaatttgTACAGAATGACTTATTTAGAATTTGCGAATGAAATAAATGGGCCTTCTAAGAATCGCGAAACAAATGGGGCTCTAAGAATCACTTAAGATTTATATCATGAGAGGATGAGTGGTCTActagtatgttttttttttttttgagaactCCGTGGGGCCAATACAAATTGGGCTACTAGTAGAGCCGGTAGTAGCAGAAGCCTTGGCAGCATTACATCCGGTAGAGTTCAGCCAAGGATAGGGTTTGTAggaaaaaattttggaggaAGATTGTATGCAAATTGTGAATACCGTAAAAGGTAAGAGATAAAAGTTGGAGTAAATTTGGCCATATTATATATGAATGAGATTAGATTTGTCTTGAATAATTTGAGATATCTCGATGTTGCCAAATTTATCTTGTAAAGAGAGAGGTGTTATTTACCCTTCCACGCATAGTGTTGCTAAAACAAATGGGTGAGGAGTGAGAGTATTTGGAAACCATGGAGTGTTGCCAAAACCATGGGTCTGACTCCTTAATTTGCACATGGTTTTGCATGACTGAGGTTTGATGGCTTATTAGAGAGGGTAAGCCGATGCAAGTGTTCTGGTTTGGTGGGTGATTGCGGTCGCGCGCGGATATCACTTCCTCTAGAACTTTTATCAAACAAGCCAGTGGGCGGTGGCATTGGCCGGGTGAGGAGTGAGAGTATTTAATTGGAAAccattattaattgtttttctaGTAAATTGTGAGACCAGTAATTTATGTTGCGTTTGGTTGGGTTTACTAGAATTGTTTTCAACGGTTATTAGTGGAATTGAATGAAATGATCTTTAACCTTTTAGACTATTAGTACACAAAAATGTTGCTTTTAGTTTTAGATGAGAGACCACAACTGGTTTTTTAGGAGAACATTGGTGAACTTAAGCAtgaattatttgaaagaaagagaaattNNNNNNNNNNNNNNNNNNNNNNNNNNNNNNNNNNNNNNNNNNNNNNNNNNNNNNNNNNNNNNNNNNNNNNNNNNNNNNNNNNNNNNNNNNNNNNNNNNNNgttattcttcttgtattccttattcttttattttagtgaattgatttcctgggtttggctgccccggagaggttttacatttagagagttctctaaatggtttcctcttcgtaaccaaatttctgtgttcttgattgcaaATTTCCTttcagtatttggttgatttttaactgctaagttagatctgtTTTCTGGATAATTTTTGTAAAACTCCTAGACGTGTGAATAGGTAtaattggagtcgttttagaattttcaggTTTGACACTCGCATTCTGAGCAGGCTTTGTTGAATGGATGTTGTAATTCATTGAACAGGTTATTTGTAATGTATTAACCATTCATTTATATAATATCTTTTCAACTTCTTTTATTTGTAACTGCATGTGTGCTTTGCGTGTGAGCGATAGTGTAGGGCTGCGGTTCCATGCTAATATTTttaagggaaaactttactttagactTTTGAACTATCACACGATTTGACATACCCCCCTCGAACTTTGAAACCTGTCAATTTGGACTACTGAAgttttaattgcagtcaatttgaattcttccgtcaaatcgcgtggtagtTCAGgcgtctaaagtgaagttttccctatttTTAATATTCCCTACGCATTTGCAATGTGATATGTGTTGATTTCATAGATGCTCTAATTTGTGTATTGGGATGTGTATAGTACCTTCAAAAAAGGGATTTGGATTCTCCCAATTGGGAAGAGATTGGAGATTCTTCAATTgttaattgtgacaattttaaatccaatggtctataaaatcatttaaatctcggtaaaacaaaagctAGCATTTAATGCTTCGGTTATACAAAAGTAGCTGACATTCTATAgaccattggatttaaaatgaagggctgTGATTAACAATTAGAGAATCTCTAATTTTTCCCCAATTGGAGGGAATCTCAATCCTTAAAAAAGTGGGGTTGTACTTCATTCCCAAAACCTAGCGGCTCTTTCTCTCACCAAAGCGTTCCGCTCTCTATTGATATGATCTTTTGTTTGGAAGCAAACTTTAATagatttgttcttatttttgttttcggTGCAAATTTAGGAATCAGTTATGTGAAAAAACTcaacattttactttttttttttttttggtctcatGAAATCCATGCTCAGTACAAATTCATATGCAAAAGAGGTGGCTCAAAGCATCCATAATTGCATGGGCTTTTTGAAATTTATGCTCTACATTTGAGTTGAATCCACTTCCAAACAAGGTTGAGGGAGGAAATCGGCTTTAGCATTTGAGGGAGGGTTTGGGCTGTGTATAGTAAGTTAAAAGAAGGGGGTTGTTTTTCTAGTAAATGGTGAGACCAGTAATTTATTATGTTGCGTTTGGTTGGGTTTACTAGAATTGTTTTCAACGGTTATTAGTGGAATGGAATGATCTTTAACCTTTAAGACTTATAGTACACAAAAATGTTGCTTTTAGATGAAAGTCCACAATGGCTTGTTAGGAGAACATTGGTAAgcttagaaaaatataattacgtAAGCAAgtatataggaaaaaaaaaaaaaatgcactcaaaattttttaaaaaatatatatatataaaacttttctTAAGTAGAGGCCAAAGTTAAcagcttcaaaaaaaaaaaaaaaaaacaacaacaacaacaacaattcttATTtgctcaaaagaaaaagaaaaaaaaaaaaaaaaaaacaaaaacaaaaaccaacaatTATAATACCATAACAGTTTACAGAAGATAACCGACAACGAAACTTCAAGAATGAATTATTTGAAAGGAAGGGCAATTACTGAAAACAACATTTCTACCTTGACTAAAGGTTTTCTTGTTAGCACTGATCGAGTCCTTCACTTTCTCAGTAATTTGGCCATGCCGATAGCTATTGTTACATAGAGCCAATCTCCTATTCTCTCAAGGTACTGGAAATAGGCATGCCTCCAAGAACTTTTCAATAGCAACGATCCACAAACACCCCAAAATCCAACAATGAATCCAAGTACAATGCTAGTATAAAACCATAAATGTTCGTGAGAGTTTGCATGTTCTTGATTATTGCCTTCTCCATCAATGCCGCTAGTTCGAGGACCTTGAGCTGCTTGATCTCCCGGACATCTTTTCAAAAGAGGCAAGCCACAAAGATCTTGGTTACCTATATATGCAGAAGCATTGAAACTCTGGAGTTGGGTACCTGTTGGGATTCTACCTGACAAGCTGTTGTTTGACAAAATCAAGCAGCTTAGGAAGCTCAAATCAACAAGGTTTGGCGGAATTATACCTGAAAGGTGATTTTTTGACAAGTCCAAAGACTCCAATCTCTCCATGTCACCAATATTATGAGGGATGATGCCGATCAACAAGTTTCTAGATAGATTTAACCCAATTAATCCCGCGAGACTTGTTATTTCTTTTGGAATTTCACCTTGCAATTTGTTGCTTGAAAGATCGATGACTTTTACTAGTCCAAGAGTTTTACTATACTCgagatatttttctttgaaagccACCAAGAAATTGTCCAGGTAGGTGGAAAAGGCATACCGATGGGAGGACAACCGCAAAGGGTAAACATGAGAAATGCTTACTTTTGAGCTTTGCATTTGAGCCATGACAGTGAAGTTATTGAGGCATTTTGGTATAGTTCCTCTAATATCGTTGTGAGAGAGGTCCAAAATTTGGAGAGAAGTTAGATGACATAATTGCAACAGTATGTGACCAATGAACAAGTTTGATGCCAAACGACGAACAATCAATTGTGGTAGGCTTGTGCCTATCCATGTTGGAATCCTTCCGGAGAGTCTGTTTTCTCCAAGATCCAGTAGCTTCAACGAAGAGCAGTTTATCAATGACTTCGGCAATTCTCCGATAAAATTGTTGTTATGCAAATCCAATGATTCTAGTCCAGAGCtaccaaaaatactaaaatcaCAAATGCTTCCAAAAGAATCGGGGATTCTTCCAAAGAAATTATTGTTTGCCAAACTAAACTTGCCAAAAAAAAGCTTATTCCTCCAACAATTAGGGAGTTCTCCAGATAACAAGTTATTCGAAAGATCAAAGTGACTATAATCACTCATGGATGATCTATTTGTTTGGCATATGGATGTAATAGATCCTTGGAACTTGTTATTGGAGAGATTTAACAGGCTCCAATTAGAATTAAGTTGTGGCAATGGACCAGTAAAGTTGTTATAACTCAAATCTGTTATATGATAATCAAAAAAGCTTGATGAAAACCAATGAAGAGGTATGGTACCCTTGATATGGTTGTGGGACAGATTTAAGAGCTTTATATTGGAAGAAAGGTTCCAAAACCAGTTGGGGATAGTATCTGAAATTCCTACATCTGACATTTCAAGCTCTGAAAAATTCTTTTGTGTTTGAAGCCATTGAGGAAACGCTGACCCCAATTTGCAAGAACTCAATCTTATGATATCCAGATGAAATGGGGGAACCCAATTTGAACTAAACTTCAATGACAAAGAATTAAAAGACAAGTCCAATTGATTTAAACTGGAAAGATttgacaagtgtgcttcagtgaCATCGCCTTCTAAAGAATTTGAAGACACAGCTAGAACTTGGAGCATAGAAAGTTCTCCCACACTTTTGGTTAAACTTCTATTTAACCGGTTGTGGGATAGACGCAACTCTctcaagaaagagaaatttgaaagatcAAGTACCTCTCCACTTATATTATTGTAAGACAAGTCTAATACTTGCAAGTTGTGAAGATTCTCCAAAGTTCGTGGCATCACCCCTCGAAGGTTGTTTCCAGAGAGGTCGAGATGAACAAGAGCTACCATTTTCCCAAAAGCTCTTGGAATTGATTCAAGGTTGTTGCCAGAGAGGTCGAGATGAACAAGAGCTACCATATTCCCAAAAGCTCTTGGAATTGAACCAAGGTTGTTAACCCCAAGGTTAAGAAAGACAAGGCTATTGGTATATTTGAATAGCCATGGGAATACGGAGGAGTTGAGATGATTCCAAGAGAGATCAAGGAATGAAAGTGGTGAAGAAGAATTAGCATTGACAAGCACAGGAGGAATCGGCATGGAGAGCTCACAATAACATAGACTTAAGTGTAATAAAGAAGGGAGCATGTTGACCTTATCTGGCCAATTGACAACCTTGCTAAAGGTTCACATAACCCATATCTAAGTGCCTTAAAGAGGAGAGATTAAAGAGCCAGTCAAGATTGTGGTCTTCAATTGGCCAATCGTTCCCTCCGAGATCAAGAAAAATCAAGCTTGAGAGATTTCCAAGCTGCGGTGGAATGGTTCCAGAAAAAGAGTTGTAGGAAAGATTGAGATACCGTAATTTAGTGAGTGAACCAATGAATTCTGGGAGGATGGAGAAATTATTGCAACTTAAGTCGAGGTAAGTCAAATGCTGCAAACCAAGAAATATTGAAGAGTTTTTCTCACCATGTAGATATTTGGGCCGGGGTTCAGAGTACTTATCTCCCCGAAGATCAAGCTTGACAACATGAGCAGTTCGGTTGCTGCATTTAATTCCTTTCCAATCGCAACAATCTTCCTCCTGGCTGCCCCAAGAAGACAGCAGACCGTCATCATCTTGAAGGCTTTGTTTGAGTTTGAGGAGTGCTTGTCTTTCTTCCTCTATAC from Corylus avellana chromosome ca1, CavTom2PMs-1.0 encodes the following:
- the LOC132190980 gene encoding receptor-like protein EIX2 — translated: MPIPPVLVNANSSSPLSFLDLSWNHLNSSVFPWLFKYTNSLVFLNLGVNNLGSIPRAFGNMVALVHLDLSGNNLESIPRAFGKMVALVHLDLSGNNLRGVMPRTLENLHNLQVLDLSYNNISGEVLDLSNFSFLRELRLSHNRLNRSLTKSVGELSMLQVLAVSSNSLEGDVTEAHLSNLSSLNQLDLSFNSLSLKFSSNWVPPFHLDIIRLSSCKLGSAFPQWLQTQKNFSELEMSDVGISDTIPNWFWNLSSNIKLLNLSHNHIKGTIPLHWFSSSFFDYHITDLSYNNFTGPLPQLNSNWSLLNLSNNKFQGSITSICQTNRSSMSDYSHFDLSNNLLSGELPNCWRNKLFFGKFSLANNNFFGRIPDSFGSICDFSIFGSSGLESLDLHNNNFIGELPKSLINCSSLKLLDLGENRLSGRIPTWIGTSLPQLIVRRLASNLFIGHILLQLCHLTSLQILDLSHNDIRGTIPKCLNNFTVMAQMQSSKVSISHVYPLRLSSHRYAFSTYLDNFLVAFKEKYLEYSKTLGLVKVIDLSSNKLQGEIPKEITSLAGLIGLNLSRNLLIGIIPHNIGDMERLESLDLSKNHLSGIIPPNLVDLSFLSCLILSNNSLSGRIPTGTQLQSFNASAYIGNQDLCGLPLLKRCPGDQAAQGPRTSGIDGEGNNQEHANSHEHLWFYTSIVLGFIVGFWGVCGSLLLKSSWRHAYFQYLERIGDWLYVTIAIGMAKLLRK